In a genomic window of Argonema galeatum A003/A1:
- a CDS encoding GNAT family N-acetyltransferase has translation MEIEDIFSDIPILETDRLLLRKLHLYDKKDIFEYASDPLVCKYTTWSVHESMEESKHFLISVIKDYNNHQIAPWGIVDKEDNKLIGTCGFVNWIVDDDRAEIGYALSRKYWGKGYMTEAVRTVIAFGFRTMDLNRIEARCKIENIPSAKVMEKVGMKFEGILREHLFVKGIYHDLKMYSILRIEWVE, from the coding sequence GTGGAAATCGAAGACATATTTAGCGATATACCAATTTTAGAAACTGACAGACTTCTATTGCGAAAACTCCATTTATATGATAAAAAAGATATTTTTGAGTACGCCTCCGATCCATTGGTTTGCAAGTACACCACCTGGTCAGTGCATGAATCAATGGAAGAGAGCAAACACTTCCTTATTTCCGTTATCAAAGACTACAACAACCATCAGATTGCACCGTGGGGAATCGTAGATAAAGAAGATAATAAGCTAATTGGAACTTGCGGATTCGTTAATTGGATTGTTGACGACGATCGCGCTGAGATTGGCTATGCTCTGTCTAGGAAATATTGGGGAAAGGGATATATGACTGAAGCGGTTCGCACAGTCATTGCCTTTGGATTTCGTACTATGGATCTAAATCGCATTGAAGCCAGATGCAAAATTGAAAATATTCCTTCCGCCAAAGTAATGGAAAAAGTTGGTATGAAATTTGAAGGCATCCTGCGCGAACACCTATTTGTCAAAGGCATCTATCACGACCTCAAAATGTACTCAATTTTAAGGATAGAATGGGTTGAATGA
- a CDS encoding glutathione S-transferase family protein, with the protein MLELYQFEMSHYAEKVRLILDYKGLAYRKIEVTPGIGQLELYRMSGQRQVPVLKDGQEIVADSTAIAKYLDRKYPEQPIIPVNPEQRGLCLLIEEWADESIGLKARKALFAGLSQSQTFRTSVLPSTTPDFVKLLVGAVPGDFLNLLGSGIGFGPDVVKSAQEDLKQDLEALSLLLLDRPYLVADYPTLADFAVAGLSMYIKFPDGPYLEIPENLKGKGVPGLSDSAAYETFFNWRDRLYAQYRKQPTPTTTTNPKAPTSIEID; encoded by the coding sequence ATGCTGGAGTTATACCAGTTTGAAATGTCCCACTACGCTGAGAAAGTGCGGCTGATATTGGATTATAAAGGGTTGGCGTACCGTAAAATAGAGGTGACGCCAGGAATTGGACAATTAGAACTTTACAGAATGTCGGGTCAGCGACAGGTGCCGGTGCTGAAAGACGGTCAGGAGATTGTGGCAGATTCGACGGCGATCGCAAAATACCTCGATCGCAAATACCCAGAACAGCCCATTATTCCCGTAAATCCCGAACAGCGAGGACTGTGCTTATTAATAGAAGAGTGGGCCGATGAGTCGATCGGGCTTAAAGCTCGTAAAGCGTTGTTTGCAGGTCTTAGCCAAAGTCAGACCTTCCGCACTTCCGTTTTGCCCTCGACAACGCCCGATTTTGTCAAACTCCTGGTGGGCGCAGTGCCAGGTGATTTTCTCAATCTACTGGGTTCGGGCATAGGCTTCGGCCCGGATGTTGTAAAATCAGCCCAAGAAGACCTCAAACAAGACCTGGAAGCTCTCAGTCTGCTACTACTCGATCGGCCCTATTTGGTGGCAGACTACCCTACTTTGGCAGATTTTGCCGTCGCAGGTTTGAGTATGTACATCAAATTCCCCGATGGCCCCTATCTGGAAATTCCAGAAAACCTAAAAGGTAAAGGAGTTCCAGGATTGTCTGATAGTGCAGCATACGAGACGTTTTTTAACTGGCGCGATCGTCTCTACGCCCAATATCGCAAACAACCCACACCAACCACAACCACCAATCCCAAAGCTCCCACCTCGATCGAAATAGATTAG
- a CDS encoding HEPN domain-containing protein, translating into MNRKHLQDIARLRLKEAKVLLDNGHYDGAYYLCGYAIECALKACIAKKTNKYDFPDKKTVLDSYTHDFKKLAQVAEISSFIAQESNSDPLFAANWAIVVQWSEESRYQRWTEAYARDIYNAASNKKHGVWQWIKQFW; encoded by the coding sequence GTGAATAGAAAGCATCTCCAAGACATAGCTCGCCTTAGACTGAAAGAAGCAAAAGTGCTGCTGGATAACGGACATTACGACGGAGCGTACTATCTTTGCGGGTATGCAATAGAATGCGCCTTAAAAGCTTGCATTGCTAAAAAAACGAATAAGTATGACTTCCCAGACAAGAAGACTGTTCTGGACAGCTATACCCACGATTTTAAGAAGCTTGCTCAAGTGGCTGAAATTTCCTCATTTATAGCACAGGAAAGTAACAGCGATCCACTTTTTGCGGCTAATTGGGCAATTGTTGTACAATGGTCAGAAGAAAGTCGTTACCAAAGATGGACTGAGGCGTATGCTCGTGATATTTACAATGCAGCTAGTAATAAAAAACATGGAGTTTGGCAATGGATAAAGCAATTTTGGTAG
- a CDS encoding glycosyltransferase gives MLLTLCAIVKNEEKSLSSCLSSVKGVVDEIVVVDTGSTDRTPEIAREFGAGVYHFEWCNDFAAARNESLKYVQGEWVLVLDADEVLTPEIVPQLKQAILQADNLVVNLVREEVGATGSPYSLVSRLFRNHPAVRFSRPYHEMVDDSVVELLQRESQWQVGYLSDVAILHYGYQPEAIASKHKFQKAQAAMEGYLANHPNDVYVCSKLGALYVQSGDIARGVQLLKRGLDSGLVDDLVLYELHYHLGIAYDRLQQLTLAKYHYQAATQLPILPKLKLAAYNNLGNVLKDNSKLQAAKTVYETALQIEPSFAVGYYNLGMTLKVLGRLEDAIASYQKAIDLNPDYADAYQNLGVALLKVGYVPESLSAFKRAIALHEQQNPSEAQRLRQGLREMGFNV, from the coding sequence ATGTTGCTGACGCTGTGTGCGATCGTTAAAAATGAGGAAAAATCCCTATCTAGCTGCCTCAGCAGCGTCAAGGGTGTCGTAGATGAGATAGTAGTGGTGGATACCGGCTCGACTGACAGGACGCCTGAAATTGCCAGGGAGTTTGGCGCGGGGGTTTATCATTTTGAATGGTGTAATGATTTCGCAGCTGCCAGAAATGAGTCGCTAAAATACGTGCAGGGGGAGTGGGTGCTGGTTTTGGATGCGGATGAGGTGCTGACGCCGGAAATTGTGCCGCAGCTGAAACAAGCTATTCTCCAGGCAGACAATCTTGTTGTAAACTTAGTACGGGAAGAGGTAGGCGCGACAGGATCGCCGTATTCTCTGGTTTCGCGGTTGTTTCGCAATCACCCGGCAGTTCGCTTTTCTCGCCCTTATCATGAGATGGTGGATGATAGCGTTGTGGAACTTTTGCAGCGCGAATCTCAGTGGCAGGTGGGTTATTTGTCGGATGTGGCGATTTTACACTACGGTTATCAACCAGAAGCGATCGCATCCAAACACAAATTCCAAAAAGCACAGGCTGCAATGGAAGGTTATCTGGCAAACCACCCAAATGACGTATATGTATGCAGTAAGCTGGGAGCATTATACGTCCAATCGGGTGACATTGCACGCGGTGTGCAACTCCTGAAACGCGGTTTAGACTCAGGATTGGTGGATGATTTGGTGCTGTACGAACTTCACTACCACTTGGGGATTGCTTACGATCGTTTGCAACAGCTAACCTTGGCTAAATACCATTATCAAGCTGCTACCCAGTTGCCTATTTTACCTAAGCTAAAGTTAGCTGCTTACAATAATTTGGGTAATGTGCTGAAGGATAATTCTAAGCTTCAGGCGGCGAAAACGGTATATGAAACTGCCTTGCAGATTGAGCCAAGTTTTGCCGTGGGTTACTACAATTTGGGGATGACGTTGAAGGTGTTGGGGCGTTTGGAGGATGCGATCGCATCTTACCAAAAAGCAATTGACTTGAATCCCGATTATGCCGACGCTTACCAAAACTTGGGGGTTGCGCTGCTGAAAGTAGGCTATGTACCGGAAAGTTTGTCAGCGTTTAAAAGAGCGATCGCACTTCACGAACAGCAGAATCCATCAGAAGCACAAAGACTCCGCCAAGGTTTGCGGGAAATGGGCTTTAATGTTTGA
- the cobO gene encoding cob(I)yrinic acid a,c-diamide adenosyltransferase, translated as MKNTSNLNADETANASNLTEEASSSLTSEQYKRKMQRRKEVQSERLAERTKEKGLIIVHTGNGKGKTTAALGMVLRSLGHGYRVAIVQFIKGAWEPAEKAAFGRWDDLLEFHAMGEGFTWETQDKERDIQKAQLAWDKALTFIRNPEYKLVLLDEINVALKLGYLSVEEVVAGLEQKPAQTHVILTGRGAPAGLIEKADLVTEMTLIKHPFREQGIKAQAGIEY; from the coding sequence ATGAAAAATACTAGCAATCTAAATGCAGACGAAACCGCAAACGCCAGCAACCTAACTGAGGAGGCGTCATCGTCGCTGACATCCGAACAGTACAAGCGGAAGATGCAGCGGCGCAAGGAAGTGCAGTCAGAACGTCTAGCGGAACGAACAAAAGAAAAAGGCTTAATAATTGTTCATACTGGCAACGGCAAGGGAAAAACTACTGCTGCTTTGGGGATGGTGTTGCGATCGCTAGGTCACGGCTATCGGGTGGCGATCGTACAATTTATCAAAGGAGCCTGGGAACCTGCCGAAAAAGCTGCCTTCGGTCGCTGGGACGACCTGCTAGAATTTCATGCTATGGGAGAAGGCTTCACCTGGGAAACTCAAGACAAAGAGCGAGATATACAGAAAGCGCAGCTCGCTTGGGATAAGGCGTTAACCTTTATCCGCAACCCTGAGTATAAACTGGTGCTTCTTGATGAAATTAATGTCGCCTTGAAGTTGGGATATTTGAGTGTCGAGGAAGTTGTCGCTGGACTGGAGCAAAAGCCCGCCCAGACTCATGTTATCCTTACCGGCAGAGGCGCACCAGCAGGTCTAATCGAAAAAGCGGACTTGGTAACTGAAATGACACTCATCAAGCATCCATTTCGCGAACAAGGCATTAAGGCTCAAGCGGGAATCGAGTATTAA
- a CDS encoding P-II family nitrogen regulator — protein MEKIKKIEIITTSLELGKVLEILDKLGVSGYSVIRNVIGKGGRGMADDDIEMSVLSNVYVMTTCAEKEVHQLVEAIRPILKRFGGICLVSDAEWIIH, from the coding sequence GTGGAAAAAATAAAAAAAATAGAAATCATCACAACTTCATTAGAACTGGGAAAAGTTCTAGAAATTTTGGATAAGCTTGGCGTTTCTGGCTATAGCGTGATCCGGAATGTGATCGGCAAAGGTGGCAGAGGAATGGCAGACGATGATATCGAGATGTCCGTACTCAGCAATGTTTATGTGATGACTACCTGTGCGGAAAAAGAAGTTCATCAATTGGTGGAAGCCATAAGACCCATCCTCAAAAGGTTTGGGGGTATATGTTTGGTTTCTGATGCAGAGTGGATAATACATTAA
- a CDS encoding O-acetyl-ADP-ribose deacetylase, with protein MILNRVGVIEGDITKQQVDAIVNAANNSLLGGGGVDGAIHRAAGSELYQECKKLNGCETGDAKITKGYKLPAKWVIHTVGPVWEGGSYGEDELLAGCYRRCLELAEQHNIRAIAFPAISTGVYAFPLERAAKIAVTEIGSFLEKNTSVEQVILVCFSKSAYDCYLRVIKEIS; from the coding sequence ATGATACTTAACAGAGTTGGGGTGATCGAAGGAGATATTACCAAACAACAAGTGGATGCGATCGTCAACGCTGCAAATAATTCCTTACTCGGTGGCGGCGGCGTTGATGGCGCGATTCACCGTGCAGCCGGATCGGAATTGTATCAAGAATGTAAAAAACTGAATGGTTGCGAGACAGGCGATGCTAAAATTACTAAGGGCTACAAACTCCCAGCTAAATGGGTAATCCATACGGTTGGCCCAGTCTGGGAGGGTGGCAGTTATGGCGAAGATGAGTTGTTAGCTGGTTGTTATCGTCGATGTCTGGAGCTAGCAGAGCAACACAACATTCGCGCGATCGCTTTTCCAGCTATCAGCACAGGCGTGTATGCGTTTCCCCTAGAACGAGCCGCCAAAATCGCTGTTACCGAAATCGGTAGTTTCCTGGAAAAAAACACTTCTGTTGAACAGGTAATCTTGGTTTGTTTTAGCAAAAGCGCATACGATTGTTACCTGCGAGTCATCAAAGAAATTAGTTAA
- a CDS encoding RNA polymerase sigma factor, RpoD/SigA family gives MPTVTTQTNNTNAKFTADMVRTYLREIGRVPLLTREQEIVFGKQVQQMMTLLEAKDALAASLNREPTQTEWADRVSMSEEALNEALRRGQRAKQKMIEANLRLVVAIAKKYQKRNLEFLDLIQEGTLGLERGVEKFDPMRGYKFSTYAYWWIRQAITRAIAQQGRAIRLPIHITEKLNKIKKVQRELAQQLGRSATPAEIAKSLELEPAQIREYLTIARQPVSLDVRVGDNQDTELSDLLEDDGPSPEHYITQESLRQDLDDLLEQLTPQQRQVLTLRFGLQDGNALSLAKVGEQLNLSRERVRQLERQALDQLRRHRANVREYLAS, from the coding sequence ATGCCGACTGTTACTACCCAAACCAATAATACCAATGCTAAATTCACAGCGGATATGGTTCGTACCTATCTGCGTGAGATTGGACGAGTGCCCCTGCTCACCCGCGAGCAAGAAATCGTTTTTGGGAAGCAGGTGCAGCAAATGATGACCCTGCTGGAAGCGAAGGATGCCTTAGCAGCCAGTCTGAACCGCGAACCGACTCAAACAGAGTGGGCAGATCGCGTCAGCATGAGCGAAGAAGCTCTGAACGAAGCGCTGCGGCGGGGACAGCGAGCTAAGCAGAAGATGATCGAGGCGAACCTGCGCCTAGTGGTGGCGATCGCTAAGAAGTACCAGAAGCGCAATCTGGAATTCTTAGACTTGATCCAAGAAGGCACCCTGGGTTTAGAACGCGGTGTGGAGAAATTTGACCCGATGCGGGGTTACAAGTTTTCCACCTACGCCTACTGGTGGATTCGCCAAGCGATCACCCGTGCGATCGCTCAGCAAGGTCGTGCGATTCGGTTACCCATCCACATCACCGAAAAGCTCAACAAAATTAAGAAAGTGCAACGGGAACTCGCCCAGCAACTCGGTCGCAGCGCTACCCCAGCTGAAATTGCCAAGTCCCTGGAACTAGAACCAGCCCAGATCCGCGAGTACCTGACGATCGCTCGCCAGCCAGTTTCTCTGGATGTACGAGTCGGGGATAATCAAGACACAGAACTCTCAGATCTCCTGGAAGATGATGGCCCATCTCCAGAGCATTACATCACCCAGGAGTCGCTGCGTCAAGACCTCGATGACCTCTTGGAGCAACTTACACCTCAGCAGCGCCAAGTTCTCACCCTCCGTTTCGGTCTACAGGATGGTAACGCACTTTCCCTAGCCAAAGTGGGCGAACAGCTCAATCTCAGCCGTGAGCGCGTGCGCCAATTAGAACGTCAAGCTCTGGATCAACTGCGCCGTCACCGAGCCAATGTCCGGGAATACCTGGCTAGTTGA
- a CDS encoding ferritin-like domain-containing protein: MVTPTTFGQKGQNSLSDKLLDSTKRGDIPVTRRREDSKTSVEWLEHFRFNRENLLPIPWESSYPLSDAEKATISHSISSFQLGESSEGTNLLKAARVYAAVSGDTVYVEALKLFIAEEQRHAADLGRFMKQQEIPLARRHWTDTIFRKLRKLANLELAIVVLLTAELMALVYYKALGDATRSPILNHLCQQILYDETQHVCFQSEQLMKMRQQRSNWQLACLELLHRLFFSATLLLVWFDHGKVFRAGGYTFSSFSQSVWLEFNNAISH, encoded by the coding sequence ATGGTGACCCCTACGACATTTGGGCAGAAAGGACAGAACTCTCTTAGCGATAAATTGCTTGACAGCACGAAACGCGGAGATATCCCAGTAACACGCAGGCGCGAGGACAGCAAAACCTCGGTAGAATGGTTAGAACACTTTCGTTTCAACCGGGAAAACCTCCTACCCATTCCGTGGGAATCTTCCTACCCCCTCAGCGATGCAGAAAAAGCAACTATCTCCCATTCTATCAGCAGCTTTCAATTGGGGGAAAGCTCGGAAGGTACAAATTTATTGAAGGCGGCTCGTGTTTATGCTGCTGTGTCTGGAGATACAGTTTATGTGGAAGCTTTAAAGCTTTTTATTGCTGAGGAGCAACGACACGCCGCAGATTTGGGTCGGTTTATGAAACAGCAGGAAATTCCTTTAGCACGGCGTCATTGGACAGATACAATATTCCGCAAGCTGCGAAAATTGGCCAACCTGGAATTAGCGATTGTAGTCCTGTTAACAGCGGAATTGATGGCTTTAGTTTATTATAAGGCACTGGGAGATGCAACGCGATCGCCTATATTAAATCACCTTTGCCAGCAAATTTTGTACGATGAAACTCAGCACGTTTGTTTTCAATCTGAACAGTTGATGAAAATGCGTCAGCAGCGATCGAACTGGCAATTAGCTTGCCTAGAGTTACTGCATCGCCTGTTTTTCAGTGCTACTCTATTATTGGTTTGGTTTGACCACGGCAAAGTTTTTCGCGCTGGCGGTTATACCTTCAGCAGTTTTTCTCAGTCTGTTTGGCTTGAGTTTAATAATGCGATAAGTCATTAG
- a CDS encoding GlsB/YeaQ/YmgE family stress response membrane protein produces the protein MGILAWVILGLIAGAIAKAIYPGNQGGGIFATMGLGILGAMVGGWLGNLFLGTSGGAAYGALSIPSIAFAVIGAMVLIFLWGLLTRQSA, from the coding sequence ATGGGAATTTTAGCTTGGGTTATTTTAGGTCTGATTGCTGGAGCAATTGCTAAAGCCATATATCCAGGTAACCAAGGTGGCGGTATCTTTGCCACAATGGGTTTGGGAATCTTGGGCGCGATGGTTGGTGGCTGGTTGGGCAATTTGTTTTTGGGGACGAGTGGCGGAGCCGCCTACGGAGCGCTGTCAATTCCGAGTATTGCTTTCGCTGTCATCGGCGCTATGGTTCTAATTTTCCTGTGGGGTTTATTAACTCGTCAAAGTGCATAA
- a CDS encoding MOSC domain-containing protein, producing MPYIAGIFIYPFKSLDAVAVTQATVLASGALEGDREFAIFDAQGRFVNGKRNAKVHLLRSTWDATAKAISLQIQGTEEKQTFHLETELTELEAWLSDYFGFTVQLARNSLLGFPDDPIASGPTVISTATLETVASWFPGISVDEMRLRLRANIEIGGVPPFWEDQLFANAEEVVRFQVGEVMLEGINPCQRCIVPTRNPLSGETYPNFQKVFSSKRQETLPSWVNLSRFNHFYRLSVNTKVSASSAGKVLHIQDEVGEISDFRFKIDEL from the coding sequence ATGCCATATATTGCAGGCATTTTCATTTACCCCTTTAAGTCGCTGGATGCAGTCGCAGTGACTCAGGCAACCGTTCTAGCTAGTGGCGCTCTAGAGGGCGATCGCGAATTTGCTATATTTGACGCACAAGGTCGATTTGTGAATGGCAAGCGCAACGCCAAAGTTCATTTATTGCGATCGACATGGGATGCCACAGCGAAAGCCATCTCCCTGCAAATCCAAGGAACAGAAGAAAAACAAACATTTCATTTAGAAACAGAACTTACCGAACTAGAAGCTTGGTTAAGCGACTATTTCGGCTTTACCGTCCAACTGGCTAGGAACTCGCTTTTGGGTTTTCCAGACGATCCCATTGCGTCGGGGCCAACCGTCATCAGCACCGCCACCCTGGAAACAGTCGCATCCTGGTTTCCCGGAATCAGCGTCGATGAGATGCGGCTACGTCTACGAGCTAACATCGAGATTGGTGGCGTCCCACCATTTTGGGAAGACCAACTATTTGCCAATGCCGAAGAGGTGGTTCGGTTTCAAGTCGGAGAAGTAATGCTGGAGGGGATTAATCCTTGCCAACGCTGCATTGTGCCGACAAGGAACCCCCTCAGTGGAGAAACTTATCCCAACTTCCAAAAAGTCTTTTCCTCTAAGCGGCAAGAAACTTTGCCATCTTGGGTAAATTTATCGCGCTTCAATCATTTTTATCGCCTGAGCGTTAATACGAAAGTGTCTGCATCTTCAGCGGGAAAAGTTTTACATATCCAAGATGAAGTGGGGGAAATTTCAGATTTTAGATTTAAAATTGATGAACTGTAG
- a CDS encoding sodium-dependent bicarbonate transport family permease has translation MDISLLLSNILNPPVLFFFLGMMAVFLKSDLEIPQPLPKLFSLYLLLAIGFKGGYEIEESGINPEIILTLLAAIFMASAIPIYTFFILKQKLDSFNAAAIAATYGSISAVTFITASSFLEHQPTPIPFGGYMVAALALMESPAIIIGIILVRIFAKDPKNGDFSWSEVLKEAFLNGSVFLLVGSLLIGILTGERGWKMLEPFTQGIFYGFLTFFLLDMGLVAAKRIKDLKKTGSFLIGFAILIPVLNAVIGILIAKLIGISQGNALLFAVLCASASYIAVPAAMRMTVPQANPSLYVSMALAITFPFNIIVGIPLYLQIIKLLGV, from the coding sequence ATGGATATAAGTTTGCTCTTGTCCAACATCCTGAATCCGCCAGTCCTTTTTTTCTTTCTGGGGATGATGGCAGTTTTTTTAAAGTCGGATCTAGAAATTCCGCAACCATTGCCAAAACTATTCTCTCTTTATCTTCTACTTGCTATAGGTTTCAAGGGAGGATACGAAATTGAAGAGAGTGGAATTAATCCAGAAATTATTCTGACTTTATTGGCAGCTATCTTCATGGCTTCTGCCATACCCATCTACACTTTCTTCATTCTCAAACAAAAACTAGACTCTTTCAATGCGGCAGCTATTGCAGCAACCTATGGGTCTATAAGCGCCGTCACCTTTATCACCGCTAGTTCTTTTTTGGAACACCAACCCACACCAATTCCCTTCGGCGGATATATGGTAGCAGCTTTGGCACTGATGGAATCTCCGGCAATCATTATTGGGATTATTCTAGTGAGGATCTTCGCCAAAGATCCGAAAAATGGTGACTTTTCTTGGTCTGAAGTTCTGAAAGAAGCTTTTCTGAATGGTTCGGTATTTCTCTTAGTTGGCAGCCTATTGATAGGTATTCTAACGGGTGAGAGAGGGTGGAAGATGTTGGAACCATTTACCCAAGGAATATTTTACGGATTCCTCACCTTCTTTTTACTAGACATGGGACTGGTTGCTGCTAAAAGAATCAAAGATCTGAAAAAAACAGGTTCTTTTCTAATAGGGTTTGCTATATTGATTCCCGTTTTGAACGCGGTGATCGGGATACTGATAGCGAAACTAATAGGTATTTCGCAGGGAAATGCACTTTTGTTTGCTGTATTGTGTGCCAGTGCTTCTTACATTGCGGTGCCAGCCGCTATGCGGATGACAGTTCCGCAAGCAAATCCAAGTTTGTACGTTTCTATGGCTTTAGCAATTACCTTCCCATTTAATATAATAGTGGGGATTCCTTTGTATTTGCAAATAATCAAATTGTTGGGAGTTTGA
- a CDS encoding helicase HerA domain-containing protein — protein sequence MDLSKPLGSVIEGSLSEGLQVRLHPDISVEDMRVGKFLVVQGVRSRFFCLLTDVELGTSSPRIIANPPAAEDDFLREVLAGSGTYGTIELAPMLMFTPTPEPPGLYLANGKTPKLPSEGQAVLASFQAQSSEELELRPVKTIPSHFSQVYDATERDFRTVFGWEDDPHRRNFAIGQPLDMDVPVCIDLDRFVERSNGVFGKSGTGKSFLTRVLLSGIIRRQAAVNLIFDMHSEYGWEAVSEGKNYNTVKGLRQLFPGQVQMYTLDPQSTTRRGVRDAQELYLAYDQIEVEDIKLVGQELGLSEASLDNANILRGEFGNAWILQLLNMNNEDIKMFCEEKKGHMGSIMALQRKLLRLENLKYMRSTCPRNYVSQILQSLEAGKHVVVEFGSQSDMLSYMLVTNVITRRIHKEYVRKAELFLQTKNPIDRPQPLVITIEEAHRFLDPSIVQSTIFGIIAREMRKYFVTLLIVDQRPSGIDNEVMSQIGTRITALLNDEKDIDAIFTGVSGGGSLRSVLAKLDSKQQALILGHAVPMPVVIRTRPYDETFYREIGDTCWEERSDGEVFAAAEAAKADLGF from the coding sequence ATGGATTTAAGTAAACCATTAGGTTCAGTAATTGAAGGTTCCCTCAGCGAAGGGTTGCAAGTACGACTGCACCCGGATATTTCGGTGGAAGATATGCGGGTGGGCAAGTTTTTGGTGGTGCAGGGCGTGCGATCGCGCTTTTTCTGTCTGTTGACCGATGTAGAACTGGGAACCTCCAGCCCTCGGATTATCGCCAATCCACCAGCAGCTGAGGACGATTTCCTGCGCGAAGTCCTGGCGGGAAGCGGTACTTACGGGACGATCGAACTCGCCCCGATGTTGATGTTTACCCCAACACCGGAACCACCAGGCTTATATCTTGCCAACGGCAAAACCCCCAAGCTACCATCGGAGGGTCAGGCAGTACTGGCATCATTTCAGGCCCAAAGCAGCGAAGAATTAGAATTGCGGCCTGTCAAAACTATTCCCAGCCACTTCAGCCAAGTATACGACGCCACAGAACGGGATTTTCGCACCGTCTTTGGTTGGGAAGATGACCCCCATCGACGCAATTTTGCGATCGGTCAACCCTTGGATATGGACGTTCCCGTCTGTATCGATTTAGACAGATTTGTGGAACGCAGCAACGGCGTATTTGGCAAATCTGGAACTGGTAAATCTTTTCTCACCAGAGTACTGTTATCTGGTATCATCCGCAGGCAAGCAGCAGTTAACCTAATTTTTGATATGCACTCGGAATATGGCTGGGAAGCTGTTTCCGAAGGCAAAAACTACAACACTGTCAAAGGTTTGCGCCAGCTGTTTCCAGGACAAGTGCAAATGTACACCCTCGACCCCCAATCCACCACGCGGCGGGGTGTGCGCGACGCCCAAGAACTTTACCTGGCTTACGACCAAATTGAAGTAGAAGATATTAAGTTGGTAGGACAAGAATTAGGTCTTTCCGAAGCCAGCCTAGACAACGCTAACATCCTTCGGGGCGAGTTTGGCAACGCTTGGATTCTTCAGTTGCTCAATATGAATAACGAAGATATCAAGATGTTTTGCGAGGAGAAGAAAGGTCACATGGGTTCGATTATGGCTTTGCAGCGCAAACTCCTGCGTCTGGAAAACCTTAAATATATGCGATCGACCTGTCCCCGCAATTACGTCAGTCAAATTTTGCAATCCCTGGAAGCAGGTAAGCACGTCGTGGTGGAATTTGGTTCCCAATCTGATATGCTTTCCTATATGCTGGTAACCAACGTCATTACCAGGCGCATCCACAAAGAGTACGTCCGCAAGGCAGAGTTGTTCTTGCAAACCAAAAATCCGATCGATCGCCCCCAGCCGCTGGTAATCACGATCGAAGAAGCTCATAGATTTCTCGATCCGAGCATTGTGCAAAGTACAATTTTTGGTATAATAGCTCGTGAAATGCGGAAGTACTTCGTTACGCTTTTGATCGTGGATCAGCGTCCCTCTGGAATCGATAACGAAGTTATGTCCCAAATCGGCACGCGCATCACCGCCTTACTCAACGACGAAAAGGACATCGATGCCATTTTTACTGGCGTCTCCGGTGGTGGTAGCCTCCGATCCGTTCTGGCTAAGCTCGATTCTAAGCAACAAGCTTTGATTTTGGGCCACGCCGTCCCCATGCCGGTAGTCATACGTACCCGTCCCTACGACGAAACCTTCTACCGAGAAATTGGCGATACCTGCTGGGAAGAAAGGTCTGATGGAGAAGTTTTCGCAGCTGCTGAAGCCGCTAAAGCCGATCTAGGCTTTTAG